CGCCGGTTGGCGCGGTAAATTTTCGCCTTATTCTCTCTTTCTTTCATGCCTACCCCCACTTCGTCCCGCCTGTCGGGGCAATTTGCCCTCGTCACCGGGGCCAGCTCCGGCATCGGCGCGGCCGTGGCTAAGTCCCTGGCCGCCCACGGGGCCGGCGTCGTCGTCAACTACATCGGTAACTCCGACGCGGCCGATGCCGTGGTGAAAGAAATCACCGACGCGGGCGGCGTGGCCCTGGCCATTCAGGCCGACGTGAGCAAGGAGGACCAGGTGCAGGCCATGTTCAAGCAGGCCGTGGACCACTTCGGCACCTTGCACATTGTGGTGGCCAACGCGGGTATTCAGGTCGATGCCAAGTTCGTGGACATGAGCGTGGCGCAGTGGCAAAAAGTGCTCGACGTGAACCTGACCGGTCAGTTTTTGTGCCTGCGCGAAGGTGCCCGCGAATTTATCCGGCGCGGCCCGCAGCCCGACGTGAGCAAGGCCCTGGGCAAGATGATATGCATGAGTAGCGTGCACGAGGTTATTCCGTGGGCCGGCCACGTCAACTACGCCACCAGCAAGGGCGGCATTATGGAATTGATGAAAAGCTCGGCCCAGGAGCTGGCCCCCCAGAAAATCCGGGTGAACGCCATCGGGCCGGGTGCCATCAAAACGCCCATCAACAC
The genomic region above belongs to Hymenobacter psoromatis and contains:
- a CDS encoding SDR family oxidoreductase encodes the protein MPTPTSSRLSGQFALVTGASSGIGAAVAKSLAAHGAGVVVNYIGNSDAADAVVKEITDAGGVALAIQADVSKEDQVQAMFKQAVDHFGTLHIVVANAGIQVDAKFVDMSVAQWQKVLDVNLTGQFLCLREGAREFIRRGPQPDVSKALGKMICMSSVHEVIPWAGHVNYATSKGGIMELMKSSAQELAPQKIRVNAIGPGAIKTPINTSAWATPEAEAKLLMLIPYGRVGEPEDIGQLAAWLVSDEADYITGQTIFMDGGMTLYPGFATGG